The proteins below come from a single Oscillospiraceae bacterium genomic window:
- a CDS encoding helix-turn-helix domain-containing protein produces the protein MRIQEAVRLRILQLCREKNMTVNHLAEVSGVSSSALKLTVSSYARVKSTGVVTIKKLCQGFGIDFVDFFSSDLFENLDDEEEA, from the coding sequence ATGCGCATACAAGAGGCGGTACGGCTGCGCATCCTCCAACTTTGCCGCGAAAAAAACATGACGGTCAATCATCTGGCGGAGGTAAGCGGGGTATCGTCCTCCGCGCTCAAGTTAACCGTTTCTTCTTACGCTCGTGTCAAAAGTACCGGGGTTGTTACGATTAAAAAGCTGTGTCAGGGATTCGGAATTGATTTTGTTGACTTCTTTTCATCAGACCTCTTTGAAAATCTGGACGATGAAGAAGAAGCCTGA
- a CDS encoding site-specific integrase, with amino-acid sequence MATIVKRGNSYRIRCYDGYDSNGKQIERCMTWTPEPGMSEAKIKKEVKKQAEIFEINVKNGLYSVRRMKFSEYAELWFAEYAEVNLKPKTVSDFRDLLPRVNDNIGHLYLDKIRPSHLIKMRDNLMQTRIVPTYRARNPRLLRDKCKQQSRTLKAFAADAQLNLGVIKYAISGKNITLHSATQIAKALNTNVSMIFLENETDTLDANTVKHYLRLTSTILSTAVEQQYILENPMERVKMPRMQEKDVCCLTREKALELLTSIQEEPPKYRTAITVLLYTGMRREEILALKWKDIDFAHNIIDIHASIQYIPHKGLIYGEPKTKSSRRIIKVSNVAMQALSEYRDYQMQQYKQLGMEFNPNCFIFEGYDGVLMRPNTLTHRFHKIIKEHDLPPVHLHSLRHTMATLLIDQSLPLTAITASLGHSSPHTTALIYAHALRQNAAKAAEAMDLILQ; translated from the coding sequence ATGGCAACAATAGTTAAACGAGGAAATTCCTATCGCATTCGGTGTTATGATGGATACGACAGCAATGGTAAACAAATTGAGCGCTGTATGACATGGACCCCGGAACCGGGAATGTCCGAGGCTAAAATTAAGAAAGAGGTAAAAAAACAAGCGGAAATTTTCGAGATCAATGTTAAGAATGGCTTATATTCTGTTCGCCGAATGAAATTTTCTGAGTATGCCGAACTTTGGTTTGCAGAATACGCAGAAGTAAATTTGAAACCTAAAACGGTATCTGATTTTCGCGATTTACTTCCGCGAGTTAATGACAACATCGGACATCTGTATCTCGATAAAATTCGCCCAAGTCATCTGATTAAAATGCGTGACAACCTCATGCAAACACGGATTGTCCCTACATATAGAGCACGAAATCCCAGATTACTGAGGGATAAATGCAAACAGCAAAGTAGAACGCTCAAGGCTTTCGCCGCAGATGCACAGCTCAATTTAGGCGTAATCAAATACGCGATCAGCGGTAAGAACATCACCTTGCATAGCGCTACACAGATTGCGAAAGCCCTTAATACTAATGTGTCAATGATTTTCTTGGAGAACGAAACGGACACATTAGATGCAAACACTGTCAAACATTATTTGCGCCTTACATCGACAATTTTGTCTACCGCTGTTGAACAGCAGTATATATTAGAAAATCCGATGGAGCGCGTTAAAATGCCTCGGATGCAGGAAAAAGATGTTTGTTGTCTAACACGAGAAAAAGCTCTTGAATTGTTAACATCAATACAGGAAGAACCCCCTAAATACAGAACCGCTATAACGGTCTTGCTGTATACAGGTATGCGCCGAGAAGAAATTTTGGCGTTGAAATGGAAAGACATTGATTTTGCACATAATATCATTGATATCCATGCAAGCATCCAGTACATTCCTCATAAAGGCTTAATCTACGGAGAACCCAAAACCAAGTCATCCCGGCGTATTATTAAGGTATCTAATGTAGCAATGCAAGCGTTAAGCGAGTATCGAGATTATCAGATGCAGCAATATAAGCAACTCGGTATGGAGTTCAATCCGAATTGCTTCATCTTTGAAGGCTATGACGGGGTATTGATGCGTCCTAATACGCTGACGCATCGTTTCCATAAAATCATAAAAGAACATGACTTACCCCCGGTACATTTGCACAGCCTACGTCATACAATGGCAACTTTGCTAATCGATCAAAGTCTCCCTCTAACCGCGATAACGGCAAGTCTGGGACATAGTAGCCCGCATACAACGGCATTGATCTATGCACATGCGTTGCGGCAAAATGCAGCAAAAGCCGCGGAGGCAATGGACCTCATACTTCAGTAA
- the sufC gene encoding Fe-S cluster assembly ATPase SufC, producing the protein MSSPLLEVKDLQVIVGEEQKVLLDGLNLTVNAGETHVLMGHNGAGKSTLMSALMGDPRYTVTRGQILFRGQDVTHETADVRARAGMFLSFQTPEEIPGITLESFLRTAAGAIAGKPVKVMKFRHEMAAQMEALNMDPSYADRYLNVGFSGGEKKKAEILQLLMLKPSLALLDETDSGLDVDAVKTVASGIKAYHNADNALIIITHNAKILEGLQVDYVHVLDDARIVRTGDGSLVNEIIEEGFTALKEDEAK; encoded by the coding sequence ATGAGCAGTCCGCTGCTGGAAGTCAAAGATTTACAGGTCATCGTTGGGGAGGAGCAAAAGGTCCTTCTTGATGGGCTGAACCTGACGGTGAACGCCGGTGAGACCCATGTTCTGATGGGCCATAATGGCGCCGGTAAGTCCACCCTTATGAGCGCCCTGATGGGTGATCCCCGCTATACCGTGACCCGCGGCCAGATCCTCTTCCGCGGTCAGGATGTTACCCATGAGACTGCCGATGTCCGCGCGCGCGCTGGCATGTTCCTCTCCTTCCAGACGCCGGAGGAGATCCCCGGCATCACGCTGGAGAGTTTCCTGCGCACGGCAGCCGGTGCCATTGCAGGCAAGCCCGTCAAGGTCATGAAGTTCCGCCATGAGATGGCCGCCCAGATGGAAGCGCTGAACATGGACCCGTCCTACGCCGACCGCTATCTGAATGTCGGCTTCTCCGGCGGCGAGAAGAAGAAGGCCGAGATCTTGCAGCTGCTCATGCTCAAGCCCAGCCTTGCTCTGCTCGATGAGACTGATTCCGGCCTCGATGTGGACGCCGTCAAGACGGTGGCCAGCGGCATCAAGGCCTACCACAACGCCGACAACGCCCTGATCATCATCACCCACAACGCCAAGATTCTTGAGGGCCTGCAGGTCGATTATGTCCATGTGCTGGACGATGCCCGCATCGTGCGCACCGGTGACGGCAGTCTTGTCAATGAGATCATTGAGGAAGGCTTCACCGCCCTGAAGGAGGACGAAGCCAAATGA
- a CDS encoding transposase gives MTRGIDKTRVMLDDADCIQFLCFLNFVQNEGFQVLAYCLMGNHVHLLVKTDKANIDALELAMKRLLVRYVAYYNRKYDRVGGLFQNRYASQPVVTTGYFLRVLRYIHNNPVAAKITKTQAQYEWSSYRDYFGGRQTCLCEVQTQYALQIRPLEWLKNWHEKSELNPASFSDVNISKVKVGDDIAMQLIQNRGGISAIQVRNLSDADKAVLFGRLVNEERLGFAQLSRLTGISKGEIKRLLLQMEDDL, from the coding sequence ATGACGCGCGGGATCGATAAAACAAGGGTTATGCTGGATGATGCAGATTGTATTCAATTCCTGTGTTTTCTCAATTTTGTACAAAACGAGGGCTTTCAAGTCTTAGCCTATTGCTTGATGGGCAATCACGTGCACTTACTCGTTAAAACAGACAAAGCCAACATTGACGCGTTAGAACTGGCAATGAAAAGGCTGCTTGTACGCTATGTGGCGTACTATAATCGCAAATATGATCGTGTTGGCGGCCTTTTTCAAAATCGATATGCGAGTCAACCTGTGGTGACAACAGGGTACTTCTTGAGGGTACTCCGTTATATTCACAATAACCCTGTTGCTGCAAAAATCACAAAAACGCAAGCACAATATGAGTGGAGCAGCTATAGAGACTATTTTGGTGGACGCCAAACGTGTCTGTGTGAAGTGCAGACACAATATGCTTTGCAAATCCGCCCACTGGAATGGCTTAAAAATTGGCACGAGAAAAGCGAGCTGAATCCTGCAAGTTTTTCTGATGTTAACATCTCAAAAGTTAAGGTGGGCGATGATATCGCAATGCAGCTGATACAAAATAGAGGCGGCATATCAGCAATCCAAGTTCGCAATTTATCGGACGCGGACAAGGCCGTTCTATTTGGTCGCCTTGTGAATGAGGAAAGGCTGGGCTTTGCGCAACTGTCCCGACTTACAGGAATTTCCAAGGGAGAAATCAAAAGACTACTGCTGCAAATGGAGGATGATCTATGA
- a CDS encoding replication initiation protein, with translation MTEYDNAPRPPQSYLTDAEWNAICVYFGGNGRGTCQPEDLKRSGDVVKQLQELANKYKSCTKKGICYLCGTSNRIAAWGICQACYSSLRNRKLRTGELMRPMHLNQQETDGSERSCLCCGKQEYYAQGLCRNCYAAYRYSKIKMSVTQFAACRRAALQLRGELPLTESTGSEYAPAPRTTPPVRAEKAAEICIQKIPAGDKELLRVLLESAAAQKGLAAEVEISKTAYAEARGIPAEEKAIRRDITKILNENVVWLPAEENSMSCSFRWLQGAQIKRNSVVLSLNEWLRGSAFAQAVVSAEKPLETKSKYSARMYAYCLEHRPEYRIREQNGQPYTVTLRQLTKALDCPLVTWTDIKRYVLDKAKDDLNGKSDVTFDYEICEKKGKRVVAIALKIEYC, from the coding sequence ATGACTGAATACGATAACGCGCCGCGACCGCCGCAGAGTTACCTTACAGATGCGGAATGGAATGCGATTTGCGTCTACTTTGGTGGCAACGGCCGGGGAACATGCCAGCCGGAGGACTTGAAAAGAAGCGGCGATGTGGTGAAGCAACTGCAAGAATTGGCAAATAAGTATAAGTCATGTACAAAAAAAGGAATCTGCTATTTGTGTGGCACGTCAAACAGGATTGCGGCGTGGGGCATCTGTCAGGCGTGTTACAGTAGCTTACGCAATAGGAAACTGCGCACGGGGGAGCTGATGCGGCCAATGCACCTGAATCAGCAGGAGACGGATGGTTCGGAAAGGAGCTGCCTATGCTGCGGAAAGCAGGAATATTATGCGCAGGGCTTGTGCAGGAATTGCTACGCGGCATATCGTTATAGCAAAATCAAAATGTCTGTGACTCAGTTTGCCGCTTGCCGCCGCGCTGCGCTGCAGCTGCGGGGTGAACTTCCGCTCACGGAGAGCACGGGCAGCGAATATGCGCCCGCCCCTCGGACGACACCACCGGTCAGAGCGGAAAAGGCGGCAGAAATCTGCATACAGAAAATCCCGGCAGGAGACAAGGAACTGCTTCGTGTTCTGCTGGAAAGTGCAGCAGCCCAAAAGGGGCTTGCCGCAGAAGTTGAAATCAGCAAGACGGCCTATGCAGAGGCAAGAGGCATTCCGGCAGAGGAAAAGGCAATCCGCAGAGACATCACAAAAATACTGAATGAGAATGTGGTTTGGCTCCCGGCCGAGGAAAACAGCATGTCCTGCTCCTTCCGTTGGCTGCAGGGCGCACAAATCAAAAGGAACAGCGTTGTGCTCTCCTTGAATGAGTGGCTACGCGGCAGTGCCTTTGCGCAGGCGGTTGTCAGTGCGGAGAAACCTCTTGAGACGAAGAGCAAATACAGCGCCCGAATGTATGCGTATTGCCTTGAACACCGCCCAGAGTACCGTATTCGGGAGCAGAACGGGCAACCCTATACTGTCACCCTTAGGCAGCTTACAAAAGCTCTAGACTGCCCGCTGGTGACGTGGACGGACATCAAGCGCTATGTGCTGGATAAGGCTAAAGACGACCTGAACGGGAAATCAGACGTGACTTTCGACTATGAAATCTGCGAGAAGAAAGGAAAACGGGTCGTCGCCATAGCTTTGAAAATAGAGTACTGTTGA
- a CDS encoding Ig-like domain-containing protein — MKFSKIHKSPGTFTRIACLIMAVAMAVSLVGCGVDITSVGLPTDIVMEKGETQQLNIEYGTDDKAEQEKIAEAASKLNLTWTSSDEEVATVDETGLVTAVGAGEADITVSVSDANISSTTHVKVVITPTGVEAPDSIELVTNGENSKALGAKMTPEDATEVKLAYESSDESVATVDENGVVTAVADGECIITTYVTADIPATAESAEAKPVVDEVTSSEAEVADSAADSEVPDDAASSEPKDTTDSSFGVVPDSLSAETKVTVTTKVEQIVLNKTEGVLTVGNSVTVTATVTPDNATNATVNWTSSDEKVATVDSNGKVTAVAAGNATIKATSESDGDVSADYALTVNKAAAKQNKPATNYGGTTSSAGAAAAPSAPSTPTYVPEPAPAPAPAPAEPSQPSGGNSGGGMGVGNYVDTAKPEDNFGQSSGIDWTQGATRS; from the coding sequence ATGAAATTTTCAAAAATCCACAAATCACCCGGAACATTCACCCGTATCGCGTGCCTGATTATGGCAGTCGCGATGGCCGTCAGTCTGGTTGGCTGCGGTGTTGATATCACCTCAGTTGGTCTGCCCACCGATATTGTAATGGAGAAGGGTGAAACTCAGCAGCTCAATATCGAGTATGGCACCGACGACAAGGCTGAGCAGGAAAAGATTGCAGAGGCAGCATCCAAACTGAATCTCACTTGGACTTCCTCAGACGAAGAGGTCGCTACAGTTGATGAGACCGGTCTGGTAACTGCAGTCGGTGCCGGTGAGGCTGATATCACGGTTTCCGTTTCTGACGCAAACATTTCGTCTACGACCCACGTAAAGGTCGTGATTACCCCTACCGGAGTCGAGGCTCCCGATTCCATTGAACTCGTCACGAACGGCGAGAACAGCAAGGCCCTTGGAGCCAAAATGACGCCCGAGGATGCGACCGAAGTTAAGCTGGCATATGAGTCCAGTGATGAGAGCGTTGCAACCGTCGATGAAAACGGCGTCGTAACCGCAGTCGCCGATGGCGAGTGCATCATCACCACTTATGTGACTGCTGATATCCCCGCTACTGCAGAGAGTGCAGAAGCAAAGCCTGTTGTAGATGAAGTTACTTCCTCCGAAGCAGAGGTTGCTGATTCCGCAGCAGATTCCGAAGTCCCTGACGACGCAGCTTCCTCTGAGCCGAAAGACACTACCGATTCTTCGTTCGGTGTTGTGCCTGATAGTCTGAGTGCTGAGACCAAGGTTACCGTCACCACGAAGGTTGAGCAGATTGTTTTGAACAAAACGGAAGGTGTCCTGACCGTTGGCAACAGCGTTACTGTTACCGCTACTGTAACTCCGGATAACGCAACCAACGCTACCGTCAACTGGACATCCAGTGACGAGAAGGTTGCCACGGTAGACAGCAATGGGAAGGTAACTGCAGTAGCTGCTGGGAATGCCACAATCAAGGCAACCAGCGAGTCTGATGGGGATGTGAGTGCTGATTATGCGCTCACGGTAAATAAGGCTGCAGCTAAGCAGAATAAGCCTGCAACGAATTACGGTGGAACTACCAGTTCCGCAGGTGCAGCAGCCGCACCGTCCGCTCCTTCCACGCCCACTTATGTGCCTGAGCCTGCACCTGCACCGGCACCTGCTCCCGCTGAGCCTTCTCAGCCGAGCGGTGGTAACTCCGGTGGCGGAATGGGAGTGGGGAATTATGTTGACACAGCAAAGCCCGAGGACAACTTTGGTCAGTCCTCCGGTATTGACTGGACGCAGGGTGCGACTCGTTCGTAA
- a CDS encoding DEAD/DEAH box helicase: MKSNNIRDSPPPLRDYQQVDLAKMQNYEGRAALMVLATGLGKTRIYTEYIRWDVLNNNHNCLILSHREELVYQPLTYLEDLPCGVDLAGKHAHGEPVISASVQSLVGRLDKYNPYEIDTIIVDEAHHAAAPTYRRVLEYFPSAQIFGFTGTAHRGDGVGLSCVFDDILTERDTLWGIDNGYLLPMECRQVTLKYDMGSVKIEEDGDYNQADIARVMSGTAAGVVEAYSKYARGPTIIFGSSVDEVKDITAMLNKKYGRGVAVAVTANTPNRAQILEAFRLGIVKILVNFGIFTEGTDLPMIETVLIARPVAPTNVGLYAQMVGRGLRLYPGKTSCMVIDCVGISDNPICTAASLIGKDVPTPKPEKAKQEKIEDEEEKIEVLRGSEIPDTWIKKELEVDIVEKGVGVDLHDVAWIKLENGGYLLQIPGVTYRISKPLIDGNVYLHKNKTCSKMPMPTQFILDWVYQDLKQKHANVSYLWNKSERRRWDNQLVSAEQISLIKRLAPDYKINPKKMTRGDASSIIQNLLHVQKPEDKQDA, translated from the coding sequence ATGAAAAGTAATAATATCAGAGACAGCCCGCCTCCACTGCGAGACTACCAACAAGTCGATCTCGCAAAAATGCAGAATTACGAGGGTCGAGCGGCGTTGATGGTCCTGGCAACGGGGCTTGGAAAAACACGTATCTACACCGAGTATATCCGTTGGGATGTGCTCAATAACAACCACAACTGCCTGATTCTTTCGCACAGAGAAGAGTTAGTTTATCAACCGCTAACGTACCTAGAAGACTTACCCTGCGGCGTTGATTTGGCAGGAAAACATGCCCACGGAGAACCAGTAATAAGTGCATCAGTGCAAAGCCTTGTGGGACGATTGGATAAATACAATCCGTACGAGATTGACACAATCATTGTGGACGAGGCACACCATGCGGCGGCCCCAACATACCGCCGTGTGCTGGAATATTTCCCATCTGCACAGATTTTCGGCTTTACTGGCACGGCCCATCGAGGTGATGGCGTCGGATTGAGTTGTGTTTTTGATGACATCTTGACGGAACGCGATACTCTGTGGGGGATAGATAATGGCTATTTGCTGCCAATGGAGTGCCGCCAAGTCACGTTAAAATATGACATGGGCAGTGTAAAAATTGAGGAAGACGGTGACTATAACCAAGCGGACATTGCCCGTGTTATGTCAGGGACAGCGGCGGGCGTTGTGGAGGCGTACAGCAAATATGCACGTGGCCCCACAATAATTTTTGGCTCAAGCGTAGACGAAGTCAAAGACATTACTGCTATGCTGAACAAAAAGTATGGGCGTGGTGTTGCTGTTGCTGTAACTGCCAACACGCCAAACCGTGCGCAGATATTAGAGGCTTTTCGGCTTGGGATAGTTAAGATACTAGTCAATTTTGGTATTTTTACCGAGGGGACTGATCTCCCTATGATAGAGACGGTGTTGATTGCTCGTCCAGTAGCGCCAACTAATGTTGGGCTATATGCTCAGATGGTAGGGCGTGGATTGCGGCTCTATCCGGGTAAAACGTCCTGTATGGTGATTGATTGTGTCGGCATATCGGATAACCCTATTTGCACTGCCGCATCACTGATCGGCAAGGATGTACCTACCCCCAAGCCAGAAAAAGCAAAGCAAGAGAAAATTGAAGACGAGGAAGAAAAAATTGAAGTGCTGCGGGGGTCTGAAATCCCGGATACATGGATTAAAAAGGAACTGGAGGTGGATATTGTGGAAAAAGGCGTTGGTGTAGATTTGCACGATGTGGCGTGGATTAAGCTGGAGAATGGCGGCTATTTGCTCCAAATTCCGGGCGTTACATATCGTATCAGCAAACCGCTGATTGACGGCAATGTTTACCTGCACAAAAACAAAACGTGCTCCAAAATGCCCATGCCCACACAGTTTATTCTGGATTGGGTATATCAAGACCTAAAACAAAAGCATGCAAACGTAAGCTATCTATGGAATAAGAGCGAGCGTCGCCGTTGGGACAATCAGCTTGTTTCGGCAGAACAAATATCGCTGATTAAGCGGCTGGCTCCCGATTATAAAATCAATCCTAAGAAGATGACGCGAGGCGATGCATCGTCCATCATTCAAAATCTGCTGCATGTGCAGAAGCCGGAGGATAAACAGGATGCCTAG
- a CDS encoding SprT-like family protein: MKETVKTSRTAGYLEKIFRALNAKYFNGELEEPIITIQSTPKAYAHVTIGKAWQRGDTTRRELNIGAGTLDRSIFEIVASELHECIHIYNMQRGIQDCSRGGQYHNKKFKAAAEARDLKISYNPRIGWSITEPTEALCEFVLEQGWDDIRMNRIECAYTSRGTGAGNAVGGAGSPGKGANSHSIKYVCPCCHNSVRATKAVNIKCADCDMLMVAQ; this comes from the coding sequence ATGAAAGAAACCGTCAAAACAAGCCGAACTGCAGGTTATCTCGAGAAAATTTTCCGCGCATTGAACGCGAAGTATTTCAACGGCGAATTAGAGGAACCCATCATCACGATACAGAGTACGCCCAAGGCATACGCACATGTTACCATCGGCAAGGCATGGCAACGTGGAGATACTACCCGCAGGGAGTTAAATATCGGGGCAGGAACTCTTGACAGAAGCATTTTCGAAATTGTTGCATCTGAACTCCACGAGTGCATACACATCTACAATATGCAGCGCGGCATACAGGATTGCAGCAGGGGCGGGCAGTATCACAACAAAAAATTCAAAGCCGCCGCCGAAGCCCGTGACCTGAAAATCAGTTATAACCCGCGCATCGGTTGGAGCATAACAGAGCCAACGGAAGCCCTTTGTGAGTTCGTTCTGGAGCAAGGCTGGGACGACATTCGGATGAACCGCATCGAATGTGCCTATACCTCACGCGGAACAGGGGCAGGAAACGCCGTAGGAGGCGCAGGGAGCCCCGGAAAGGGCGCTAATAGCCACAGCATCAAGTATGTCTGCCCCTGCTGTCACAACAGCGTACGCGCCACCAAAGCCGTCAATATCAAGTGTGCAGACTGCGACATGTTGATGGTTGCGCAATAA
- a CDS encoding hydrolase — MQDYHAEFVEIYNKNITRPGADRLLSWLETTDFFTAPASTRFHGACECGLVMHSINVYNAMMQHFFTEGESAESYAICGLLHDLCKANFYKVSTRNVKNDVTGQWEKVPFYQVADQLPYGHGEKSVYLIEHFMRLKTAEAIAIRWHMGGFDDAVRGGSFAVSDAYNTYPLAVKLHIADLTATYLLEQGTSEVENGHEKKK; from the coding sequence ATGCAGGACTATCACGCCGAATTTGTGGAGATCTACAACAAGAATATCACCCGCCCCGGCGCTGACCGCCTGCTGAGCTGGCTGGAAACCACGGATTTTTTCACCGCGCCGGCCTCGACCCGGTTCCACGGTGCCTGTGAGTGCGGCCTTGTCATGCACAGCATCAATGTGTACAATGCGATGATGCAGCATTTTTTCACCGAGGGGGAAAGCGCCGAGAGCTACGCCATCTGCGGCCTGCTGCATGACCTGTGCAAGGCAAATTTCTATAAGGTAAGCACCCGCAATGTCAAAAACGATGTGACCGGCCAGTGGGAGAAGGTCCCCTTTTATCAGGTAGCCGACCAGCTGCCCTACGGCCACGGGGAAAAAAGTGTCTATCTGATCGAGCATTTTATGCGGCTGAAAACGGCCGAGGCCATTGCGATCCGGTGGCACATGGGCGGCTTTGACGATGCCGTGCGCGGCGGCAGCTTTGCCGTCAGCGATGCCTACAACACCTATCCCCTCGCCGTCAAGCTGCACATTGCCGACCTGACTGCCACCTACCTGCTGGAGCAGGGCACCAGCGAGGTCGAGAACGGGCACGAGAAGAAAAAATAA